From a region of the Mycobacteroides saopaulense genome:
- a CDS encoding PucR family transcriptional regulator: protein MTASLSDRFMRRLPETARRAVDCFAAEVPYYGMLPREVLDGEITEFTKQHFRIFARVMLESRAPTEEEFAVSILAASRRAQEDIPLPAVLAVYNVAARVGIETLRELATADEVDEVLAISVQLQRYLQVMLPAVTAAYLEERQGVYGAAADARRDLFDALVKGTPWEEAAERASVTLALSYHVLFLYMPEPANNTVVARRRAHRVQDIVDGYAREPVLAALDGRGGTILLPATGAVESLLPMFSEVAGGPVTVGVSHAADPAEIAAAADEARELALLALRLGRGPGAYRLSDLLLEYQITRPGRARDLLAATVQPLAAHPHLQQALSAYLQHEHGRQLAAKSLHVHPNTLDYRLRRVAELTGLDPAQPSSARTLAAALLAVKAR, encoded by the coding sequence ATGACGGCGTCACTCAGTGATCGGTTCATGCGTCGGCTGCCGGAGACGGCACGCCGCGCGGTGGACTGCTTCGCCGCGGAGGTGCCGTACTACGGAATGCTGCCACGTGAGGTTCTGGACGGTGAGATCACCGAGTTCACCAAGCAGCATTTCCGGATCTTCGCCCGGGTGATGCTGGAGTCGCGGGCGCCCACCGAAGAGGAGTTCGCGGTGTCGATCCTGGCCGCATCCCGGCGGGCACAGGAGGACATTCCGCTGCCCGCGGTGTTGGCCGTCTACAACGTCGCCGCGCGGGTCGGTATCGAGACCCTCCGGGAGCTGGCAACCGCCGATGAGGTCGACGAGGTGTTGGCGATCAGCGTGCAGCTCCAGCGTTACCTCCAGGTCATGCTGCCCGCGGTCACCGCAGCATATCTCGAAGAGCGCCAAGGTGTTTACGGCGCGGCGGCGGATGCCCGGCGTGATCTGTTCGACGCCTTGGTCAAGGGAACGCCGTGGGAGGAGGCGGCGGAGCGGGCGAGCGTCACGTTGGCGCTGTCGTACCACGTGCTGTTCCTCTACATGCCGGAGCCGGCCAACAACACCGTGGTGGCGCGGCGCCGTGCGCACCGGGTGCAGGACATCGTCGACGGGTATGCGCGCGAGCCCGTGCTCGCGGCGCTGGATGGCCGCGGCGGCACCATCTTGTTGCCCGCGACGGGCGCGGTGGAATCACTGTTGCCGATGTTCTCCGAAGTGGCCGGTGGGCCGGTCACGGTCGGGGTATCCCACGCGGCCGACCCCGCCGAGATTGCCGCCGCAGCCGACGAGGCGCGTGAATTGGCCTTGCTTGCATTGAGACTCGGTCGGGGGCCGGGGGCCTACCGGCTCTCCGATCTGCTTCTGGAATACCAGATCACCCGTCCGGGAAGGGCCCGCGATCTGCTCGCCGCGACGGTTCAGCCACTGGCGGCGCACCCGCACTTGCAGCAGGCGCTCAGTGCGTATTTGCAGCACGAGCATGGTCGACAGCTGGCCGCCAAATCGCTGCATGTGCATCCCAATACGCTCGACTACAGATTGCGGCGGGTCGCCGAGCTCACCGGCCTGGATCCCGCTCAACCCTCCTCGGCGCGGACACTGGCCGCCGCGCTCCTAGCCGTCAAGGCGCGCTGA
- a CDS encoding NAD(P)-dependent malic enzyme — translation MTDEEIFEAHIDGKLSVELKSPLDTQRALSIAYTPGVAQVSRAIAADASLAKKYTWAHRLVAVVSDGSAVLGLGDIGPSASLPVMEGKSALFKTFAGLNSIPIVLDTKDPDEIVETLIRLRPTFGAVNLEDISAPRCFEIERRVIEALDCPVMHDDQHGTAIVVLAALMGASRVLGRDQKSLKVVISGAGAAGVACANILLADGITDVTVLDSKGIVHSSRDDLNEFKADLAARTNPRGLTGGQAEALAGADVFLGVSAGKVDESLIATMADDSIVFACSNPDPEIHPHIAAKYAAIVATGRSDFPNQINNVLAFPGVFRGALDAEATRITERMKVAAAEAIFSVVEPDLAPNKIVPSPLDPRVGPAVAAAVQAVAHESD, via the coding sequence GTGACAGATGAAGAGATTTTCGAAGCACATATCGATGGGAAGCTGTCGGTAGAGCTCAAGTCGCCGCTGGATACCCAGCGCGCACTCTCGATTGCCTACACCCCGGGTGTCGCACAGGTGTCGCGGGCCATCGCGGCCGACGCCAGCCTGGCTAAGAAGTACACCTGGGCGCATCGTCTGGTTGCGGTCGTGAGCGACGGCAGCGCCGTGCTCGGTCTCGGCGATATCGGTCCGTCGGCCTCGCTGCCCGTCATGGAGGGCAAGAGCGCGCTGTTCAAGACCTTCGCGGGCCTCAACTCCATCCCGATCGTGCTCGACACCAAGGATCCCGACGAGATCGTCGAGACGCTGATCCGTCTGCGTCCCACCTTCGGCGCGGTCAACCTGGAGGACATCTCCGCGCCGCGATGTTTCGAAATCGAGCGTCGCGTGATCGAGGCGCTGGACTGCCCGGTGATGCACGACGACCAGCATGGCACCGCCATCGTGGTGCTGGCCGCGCTCATGGGTGCGTCGCGGGTACTGGGCCGCGACCAGAAGTCTCTCAAGGTGGTGATTTCCGGCGCGGGCGCGGCCGGTGTCGCCTGCGCCAACATCCTGCTGGCAGACGGCATCACCGATGTCACGGTGCTGGACTCCAAGGGCATCGTGCATTCCAGCCGCGATGACCTCAACGAGTTCAAGGCAGACCTTGCGGCGCGCACCAACCCGCGTGGCCTCACCGGCGGACAGGCCGAGGCGCTCGCGGGTGCCGATGTCTTCCTGGGCGTTTCGGCCGGAAAGGTCGACGAGTCGCTCATCGCGACCATGGCGGACGACAGCATTGTCTTCGCCTGCTCCAACCCCGATCCTGAGATCCACCCGCATATTGCGGCCAAGTACGCCGCGATCGTGGCGACCGGACGCAGCGATTTCCCGAATCAGATCAACAACGTGCTGGCCTTCCCCGGTGTGTTCCGTGGCGCGCTCGACGCTGAGGCGACCAGGATCACCGAGCGGATGAAAGTGGCGGCAGCCGAGGCGATCTTCTCGGTTGTCGAGCCCGATCTGGCCCCGAACAAGATCGTGCCCAGCCCGCTGGATCCACGCGTCGGACCCGCGGTGGCGGCGGCTGTTCAAGCTGTCGCGCACGAGAGCGACTGA
- a CDS encoding class I SAM-dependent methyltransferase, with translation MTAIAPRRSFNELVTRYWTLMSRVYNFPLVQRHIYSPAQTDTIRQLREHDARRIADIACGTGILASRIQSELPSATVFGVDMSDGMLAKARARSADVQWQKAPAEQLPFADGALDAVVTTSAFHFFDQPAALSEFHRVLAPGGMASVATICPKERRWMRNRTGERGPAHFPTAGEMERLFAGAGFDVVVHRPVARPVTPPLVSVDWICVGLKT, from the coding sequence ATGACGGCCATCGCCCCACGGCGTTCATTCAACGAGCTGGTCACCCGGTACTGGACCCTGATGTCGCGGGTGTACAACTTCCCGCTCGTGCAGCGTCACATCTATAGCCCGGCACAAACGGACACCATCAGGCAGTTGCGCGAGCACGACGCCCGTCGCATCGCCGATATCGCTTGTGGCACCGGAATATTGGCATCACGGATCCAGAGTGAACTGCCGTCGGCGACCGTCTTCGGCGTGGACATGTCCGATGGCATGCTTGCCAAGGCACGGGCCCGCTCTGCCGACGTGCAGTGGCAGAAGGCACCCGCGGAGCAGCTCCCATTCGCGGATGGCGCCCTCGACGCCGTGGTGACCACCTCCGCGTTCCACTTCTTCGATCAGCCCGCCGCGCTGTCGGAGTTCCACCGCGTGCTGGCCCCGGGCGGCATGGCCTCGGTCGCCACGATCTGCCCGAAGGAGCGCCGCTGGATGCGCAACAGAACCGGGGAACGCGGCCCGGCGCATTTCCCGACGGCGGGCGAAATGGAGCGGCTGTTCGCGGGTGCCGGTTTTGACGTCGTGGTGCACCGCCCGGTGGCCCGCCCTGTCACACCACCGCTGGTCTCCGTCGACTGGATCTGTGTGGGCCTCAAGACCTGA
- a CDS encoding SDR family NAD(P)-dependent oxidoreductase — protein MEGFSGKVAVVTGAGSGIGRALAVELARSGAKVAISDVDAEGLAETERQVKALGAEVRSDRLNVVEREAFLLYADSIKEHFGKVNQIYNNAGIAYQGEVEESQFKDIERIIEVDFWGVVNGTKAFLPHLIASGDGHVVNVSSLFGVLSMPGQSAYNSAKFAVRGFTESLRQEMIIGKKPVAVTCVHPGGIKTAIARNSTTAEGYDQQAMAAMFDKYLANTSPEAAARIILTAVRKKKPRVLVGPDAKILDVIVRLTGARYQDIFSLVTRFILPRPGK, from the coding sequence ATGGAAGGCTTCAGCGGCAAGGTCGCCGTGGTGACCGGCGCGGGTTCGGGTATCGGACGCGCACTGGCCGTCGAACTGGCGCGTTCGGGCGCCAAGGTCGCCATCAGCGACGTGGATGCCGAGGGGCTGGCAGAAACCGAGCGCCAGGTAAAGGCGCTGGGCGCCGAGGTTCGCTCCGATCGCCTCAATGTTGTTGAGCGCGAAGCCTTCCTGCTCTACGCCGACTCCATCAAGGAGCACTTCGGCAAGGTCAACCAGATCTACAACAACGCCGGCATCGCCTACCAGGGCGAGGTAGAGGAAAGCCAGTTCAAAGACATCGAGCGCATCATCGAAGTCGACTTCTGGGGCGTCGTCAACGGCACCAAAGCCTTCCTGCCGCATCTGATCGCCTCCGGCGACGGCCACGTCGTCAACGTGTCCAGCCTGTTCGGCGTGCTCTCCATGCCCGGCCAAAGTGCTTACAACTCCGCCAAGTTCGCGGTACGCGGCTTCACCGAATCGCTGCGCCAGGAAATGATCATCGGCAAGAAGCCGGTCGCGGTCACCTGCGTGCACCCCGGCGGCATCAAAACCGCCATCGCACGCAACTCCACCACCGCCGAGGGCTACGACCAGCAGGCGATGGCCGCGATGTTCGACAAGTACCTGGCGAACACCAGCCCGGAGGCTGCCGCCCGCATCATCCTCACCGCGGTGCGCAAGAAGAAGCCGCGCGTGCTGGTCGGTCCCGACGCCAAGATCCTGGACGTCATCGTTCGACTGACCGGCGCCCGCTACCAGGACATCTTCTCGCTGGTCACCCGCTTCATCCTGCCCCGCCCGGGGAAGTAA
- a CDS encoding SDR family NAD(P)-dependent oxidoreductase, with translation MEGFSGKVAVVTGAGSGIGRALAVELARSGAKVAISDIDNEGLAETERQIKALGADVRSDRLNVAEREAFLLYADVVKEHFGKVNQIYNNAGIDFHGDVEASQFKDIERIIDVDFWGVVNGTKAFLPHLIASGDGHVVNVSSIFGVMACPGQSAYNAAKFAVRGFTESLRQEMIVAKLPVAVTCVHPGGIKTNVARNATMAEGYDHAEFAKLFDLLARTSPQAAARIILTAVRKKKPRVLVGPDAKVIDVLVRLTGARYQDLFVLGERFLMPKRSH, from the coding sequence ATGGAGGGTTTCAGCGGCAAGGTCGCCGTGGTCACCGGTGCCGGTTCGGGAATCGGCCGTGCACTGGCCGTCGAACTGGCGCGTTCGGGCGCCAAGGTCGCCATCAGCGACATCGACAACGAGGGCCTGGCCGAGACCGAACGCCAGATCAAGGCTCTCGGTGCCGACGTACGCTCGGACCGCCTCAATGTCGCCGAACGCGAGGCTTTCCTGCTCTACGCCGATGTCGTCAAAGAACATTTCGGCAAGGTCAACCAGATCTACAACAACGCGGGCATCGACTTCCACGGCGACGTCGAAGCGAGTCAGTTCAAGGACATCGAGCGCATCATCGACGTCGACTTCTGGGGCGTCGTCAACGGCACCAAAGCCTTCCTGCCGCACCTCATCGCCTCCGGCGACGGCCACGTCGTCAACGTCTCGTCCATATTCGGAGTGATGGCGTGCCCGGGCCAGAGTGCCTACAACGCAGCGAAATTCGCGGTGCGCGGCTTCACCGAGTCGCTGCGGCAGGAGATGATCGTCGCCAAGTTGCCCGTCGCCGTCACCTGCGTGCACCCCGGCGGCATCAAGACCAATGTGGCCCGCAACGCCACCATGGCCGAGGGCTATGACCACGCCGAGTTCGCGAAGTTGTTCGACCTGCTCGCGCGCACCAGCCCCCAGGCCGCCGCACGGATCATTCTCACCGCCGTGCGCAAGAAGAAGCCCCGCGTGCTCGTCGGGCCGGATGCGAAGGTGATCGACGTCTTGGTCCGGCTGACGGGTGCGCGGTACCAGGATCTGTTCGTGCTGGGCGAGCGGTTCCTGATGCCCAAACGTTCCCACTGA
- a CDS encoding serine hydrolase domain-containing protein, protein MAQPHGLDDAATEPSRPASIPLAYPPLERGMELPPGVNGWARPEFRGVVRVFSFAFTRYRVGGGAICVYVDGEPVLDLWAGLAQKGEQWTRDTAPVIFSASKGVTATIIHRLVDRGLLEYRAPVSRYWPEFAANGKEAITVDEVLSHTAGLSRLTGIAHNYEEMFDPDLMADRLAAAPVDRYFGRPAYHALSIGWLMGRLAKVVTGKDLEELYRTELAEPLGVDGIYMGRPPVGAPSQSAALTPYLDRVARSGFIRRTAPPVMGVLDKMPGAKGAASTLYQPGAEMLLADDGHASAPVMDLRCGAGSACCTAPALAKLYSALAGDGSVDGVRLLSPEITRGLGRKNSYQIDHTLGLPMGWHRGYHSLTVPVIGGGFGHIGAGGSFGWADQKRRISVAIVHNRLPSTMVFDQTVIGTFLPSIIRAAR, encoded by the coding sequence ATGGCACAACCTCACGGCCTCGACGACGCGGCTACGGAACCATCGCGACCTGCATCCATTCCCCTGGCTTATCCGCCGCTGGAACGCGGCATGGAGCTGCCGCCGGGGGTGAACGGTTGGGCGCGCCCCGAGTTCCGAGGGGTGGTCCGTGTCTTCTCGTTCGCCTTCACCCGGTATCGCGTCGGCGGCGGCGCCATCTGCGTGTACGTGGACGGCGAGCCCGTGCTGGATCTGTGGGCAGGGTTGGCGCAGAAGGGCGAGCAGTGGACGCGTGATACCGCTCCGGTGATCTTCTCGGCGTCCAAGGGCGTGACCGCGACGATCATCCACCGGCTGGTGGACCGCGGGCTGTTGGAGTACCGCGCGCCGGTCTCTCGTTACTGGCCGGAGTTCGCCGCCAACGGCAAGGAAGCGATCACGGTCGACGAGGTCCTCTCGCATACGGCCGGTCTGTCGCGGCTGACGGGGATCGCGCACAACTACGAGGAGATGTTCGATCCGGATCTGATGGCCGACAGGTTGGCCGCGGCCCCGGTGGACCGCTACTTTGGCCGGCCGGCGTACCACGCGCTGTCGATCGGCTGGCTGATGGGACGGCTGGCCAAGGTGGTCACCGGTAAGGATTTGGAAGAGCTGTACCGTACCGAGCTGGCCGAGCCGCTGGGTGTCGACGGCATCTACATGGGACGCCCGCCTGTCGGCGCTCCGTCGCAATCTGCCGCGCTCACACCATATTTGGACCGGGTCGCACGGTCTGGGTTCATCCGTCGCACGGCCCCTCCGGTGATGGGTGTGCTCGACAAGATGCCGGGCGCCAAGGGTGCCGCCTCGACGCTGTACCAGCCGGGTGCTGAAATGCTGCTCGCCGACGACGGGCACGCCAGCGCGCCCGTGATGGATTTGCGTTGCGGGGCAGGCAGCGCTTGCTGCACCGCGCCTGCGTTGGCCAAGCTCTATTCCGCGCTCGCGGGTGACGGCAGCGTGGACGGTGTGCGGCTGCTGTCACCGGAGATCACCCGTGGACTGGGTCGCAAGAACAGCTATCAGATCGACCACACGCTCGGGCTACCGATGGGCTGGCACCGGGGGTATCACTCGTTGACGGTCCCCGTGATCGGTGGCGGCTTCGGGCACATCGGCGCCGGCGGATCCTTCGGATGGGCCGACCAGAAACGCAGGATCTCGGTGGCGATCGTGCACAACCGGCTTCCCAGCACGATGGTGTTCGATCAAACCGTCATCGGTACCTTCTTGCCGTCGATCATTCGCGCCGCGCGGTAG
- a CDS encoding serine hydrolase domain-containing protein encodes MAIPLGPNVAATAPARGDEFYSGDQPGLRLPNGVEGWARPELSSVVRTFDWMFTKYRLGGGGLCVYVDGEPALDIWAGAAAAGQGWTRDTGALVFSASKGVAATVIHRLVDRGLLAYDAPVARYWPEFGANGKSSITVRQVLDHRAGLSRLDGIAYHAEEIADHELMEQRLAAAPVDKFYGKRAYHALTFGWLLAGLARAVTGKDMRELFQTEIAEPLGVDGIHLGRPPRTSSTKAASMYPFLDPVANRPVVGRVLPTVIRAIDRIPGFEGAIATMYEPGMERILADDGTLNSALYDMQAPAANAVATAPALAKMYAALAGGGSVDGREFLSPEIVAGLGRKTNLTIDRTILFPMGMHLGYMSLPMNGFRGGFGHIGLGGSMGWADPKRKIAVGFAHNRLPLTMALDQISFAFLWPQIVKAVG; translated from the coding sequence ATGGCGATCCCTCTGGGCCCCAATGTTGCGGCCACAGCACCTGCACGCGGCGATGAGTTCTATTCGGGGGATCAGCCCGGGTTGCGGCTGCCCAACGGAGTAGAGGGGTGGGCGCGCCCCGAGCTCTCCTCCGTCGTCCGAACCTTCGACTGGATGTTCACCAAGTATCGGCTCGGTGGCGGTGGGCTCTGCGTCTACGTGGACGGTGAACCCGCCCTGGACATCTGGGCCGGTGCGGCCGCTGCCGGGCAGGGCTGGACACGCGATACCGGCGCGCTGGTGTTTTCGGCGTCCAAGGGTGTGGCCGCCACGGTCATTCATCGCCTGGTAGACCGCGGACTGCTTGCCTATGACGCTCCGGTGGCGCGCTACTGGCCGGAGTTCGGGGCCAACGGCAAGTCGTCGATCACGGTCCGCCAGGTTCTCGATCACCGCGCGGGTCTTTCCCGACTGGACGGGATCGCTTACCACGCAGAGGAAATCGCCGATCACGAGTTGATGGAGCAGCGCCTGGCCGCGGCCCCCGTCGACAAGTTCTACGGTAAGCGTGCCTATCACGCACTTACCTTCGGGTGGCTGCTCGCGGGGCTGGCCCGTGCGGTCACCGGGAAGGACATGCGCGAGCTGTTCCAGACCGAGATCGCCGAGCCGCTGGGGGTTGACGGGATTCACCTGGGCCGCCCACCGCGCACCTCGTCGACCAAGGCCGCCTCGATGTATCCCTTCCTGGACCCGGTGGCGAACCGGCCTGTGGTGGGGCGGGTACTGCCGACGGTCATCCGTGCCATCGACCGCATTCCCGGTTTCGAGGGCGCCATCGCCACGATGTACGAGCCGGGAATGGAGCGGATTCTCGCCGACGACGGAACGCTGAATTCGGCCTTGTACGACATGCAGGCCCCGGCTGCCAATGCGGTGGCGACAGCGCCCGCGCTGGCCAAGATGTACGCCGCCCTGGCCGGTGGTGGCAGTGTTGACGGTCGCGAGTTCCTCTCGCCGGAAATTGTTGCCGGGCTTGGCCGTAAGACCAATCTGACCATCGACCGGACCATCTTGTTCCCCATGGGCATGCACTTGGGCTACATGTCGCTTCCCATGAACGGATTCCGCGGCGGGTTCGGCCACATCGGCCTTGGCGGCTCGATGGGGTGGGCCGACCCCAAGCGCAAGATTGCCGTCGGCTTCGCACACAACCGGCTTCCGCTGACCATGGCCCTTGACCAGATCTCCTTCGCATTCTTGTGGCCTCAGATCGTCAAGGCGGTCGGCTAA
- a CDS encoding lipase family protein: protein MTAGTAPASTPATRPIEAWPMQLGKPLPSPDDPFFLPPDGWEKEAPGTPLRRRRVRIGLFGILPLKLRAWQVLYRSTDLHGAPETTVTTVLVPKTATEKAPLLAFQSAIDAVTPKRFPSYYLQHRTFGINQSQNEFLLAVAALQRGWIVTVSDHEGPKGLWMAPKQPGYHVLDALRATIGASGEEGIPQLTTRTPTAAWGHSAGGNATAWAAELAGEYAPELNLVGAMIGAPAPQPGPLLHQLSGRYTSGLVIILLAAVMRVSPSIRDFLEKHLTKRGLRMIERAERLTLLEAVLRWPFLNFNRIFDRPLEEVMDQPEIAALTDSMTLGLRTPTAPIYLYHSIYDELLPISSTDQLAEDYVAGGAHVTYRRNRASERISLALSGGHDALGWLDERMRGKALPTHPDVRTVLSTVLSPRALIMYARQIVAVAKLFAGRL from the coding sequence ATGACAGCCGGCACCGCGCCCGCGTCGACCCCGGCAACTCGGCCGATCGAGGCCTGGCCCATGCAACTCGGCAAGCCATTGCCATCCCCGGATGACCCCTTCTTCCTCCCTCCTGACGGCTGGGAAAAAGAAGCACCCGGTACACCCCTGCGGCGCAGGCGCGTTCGCATCGGGCTGTTCGGGATCCTCCCCCTGAAACTGCGTGCCTGGCAGGTGCTCTACCGCAGCACGGATCTACACGGAGCACCGGAAACAACCGTGACGACGGTGCTCGTCCCCAAGACCGCGACGGAGAAGGCGCCCTTGCTGGCCTTCCAAAGCGCGATCGACGCCGTCACCCCCAAGAGGTTCCCCTCGTACTACCTGCAGCACCGCACGTTCGGTATCAACCAGTCGCAGAACGAGTTCCTGCTGGCGGTCGCCGCGCTCCAACGCGGATGGATAGTCACCGTGAGCGACCACGAGGGGCCCAAGGGCCTCTGGATGGCGCCGAAGCAACCCGGGTACCACGTGCTGGACGCGCTGCGCGCCACTATCGGCGCATCGGGCGAGGAGGGCATTCCCCAACTGACGACTCGCACGCCCACGGCAGCATGGGGACACTCCGCGGGTGGTAACGCAACCGCGTGGGCCGCCGAGCTCGCGGGCGAATACGCGCCCGAACTCAACCTGGTCGGGGCGATGATCGGCGCACCCGCACCCCAACCCGGTCCTCTCTTGCACCAACTCAGCGGCCGATATACGTCAGGGCTCGTCATCATCTTGCTCGCCGCGGTGATGCGCGTAAGCCCATCCATTCGAGACTTCCTCGAGAAACACCTCACCAAGCGAGGTCTCCGAATGATCGAAAGGGCGGAGCGGCTGACTCTGCTCGAGGCAGTGTTGCGCTGGCCCTTTCTCAACTTCAACAGGATCTTCGACCGCCCCCTCGAAGAGGTGATGGACCAACCGGAGATAGCCGCTCTCACCGATTCGATGACGCTGGGGCTACGTACCCCCACCGCACCCATTTATCTGTACCACTCGATCTACGATGAGCTACTGCCCATTTCCAGTACAGACCAACTCGCCGAGGACTACGTGGCCGGCGGCGCACACGTCACGTACCGACGCAACCGTGCCAGCGAGCGCATCTCACTTGCCCTCTCAGGAGGTCATGATGCACTCGGCTGGCTTGATGAACGCATGCGCGGCAAGGCATTGCCAACGCACCCCGATGTCCGGACAGTGCTCTCGACCGTCCTATCACCGCGCGCTCTGATCATGTACGCCCGGCAAATCGTGGCGGTTGCGAAGCTCTTCGCAGGACGGCTCTGA
- a CDS encoding glycine betaine ABC transporter substrate-binding protein: MIFRAWAVGLLIAVAMLAGCSENGGPAPYLTVVTTKEPQYRVLARIYAAVVRATGIDTKVRESADPVAELDTGIASVAPGFTGRLLRQFAPQQRASGDEEVTYKAMIAALPAGVAAADYGTAEDRPAIAVPSGTTSVSAKPTLAGLARHCDELARAGQVGPGPVPVARIGSCSTGNPRQFPSTGELFAALKRAEVAVAWTSTASPALPADGVTLVDDEKSWLPANNVVPLYRRNELSEPQVLSLNKVAGELTTGDLAAMTREVSGGADPQRVVDTWLNDHQILLRG, translated from the coding sequence TTGATTTTTCGTGCGTGGGCGGTGGGGCTGCTGATCGCAGTGGCCATGCTGGCTGGTTGTTCGGAGAATGGCGGCCCCGCGCCGTATTTGACGGTGGTCACCACGAAGGAACCGCAGTACCGAGTGCTCGCGCGCATCTACGCGGCGGTGGTGAGGGCGACCGGTATCGACACCAAGGTGCGTGAGAGTGCCGACCCGGTAGCAGAATTGGATACCGGTATCGCGAGCGTCGCGCCGGGATTCACGGGAAGGTTGTTGCGACAGTTCGCCCCGCAGCAGCGGGCCAGCGGAGACGAGGAAGTCACGTATAAGGCCATGATCGCCGCGCTGCCCGCAGGCGTCGCGGCCGCCGACTACGGGACGGCAGAGGATCGTCCGGCCATTGCGGTTCCGTCCGGAACGACGAGTGTCTCGGCCAAACCCACGCTTGCCGGGTTAGCGCGGCATTGCGATGAACTGGCGCGTGCCGGGCAGGTGGGGCCGGGGCCCGTTCCCGTCGCGCGCATAGGTTCTTGCTCGACGGGTAATCCGCGTCAATTTCCCAGTACCGGTGAACTTTTCGCGGCGCTCAAGCGCGCAGAGGTGGCAGTGGCCTGGACGTCCACCGCCAGCCCGGCCCTTCCGGCCGATGGGGTCACCTTGGTGGACGACGAAAAAAGCTGGCTGCCGGCCAACAACGTCGTTCCGCTGTACCGGCGCAATGAACTGTCCGAACCGCAGGTTTTGTCGCTCAATAAGGTGGCCGGCGAGCTGACCACCGGTGACCTGGCGGCGATGACCCGCGAAGTATCCGGTGGCGCGGATCCACAGCGAGTAGTGGACACCTGGCTTAACGATCATCAGATTCTGCTGCGCGGCTGA
- a CDS encoding lipase family protein, whose protein sequence is MTASAEPVPAVTELLVDTWPPPSGKPRPCPEDPFYLPPVGWEDTAPGTPLRRRHVRIALFGMIPTRLRAWQVLYRSTDLHGRPETTVTTVVVPRHATAQAPVVAHNAPIDAVTSRRFPSYYLQPRTLGLSQTQNEIMLSVAALARGWIVTIPDHEGPQGLWMAARQPGYHILDALRATLASAGKEGIPALRPSNPVAVWGFSGGGTASAWAAEMAPEYAPDLNLVGALVGGPAALPGPLVQFHSGRFASGLIPPVLAAFMMANPAARDYLSAHLTPEGRRIIDKAKRVSLVESVARWPRKDFDKLVDRPLDSIMAAPEISSITDEMRLGQRGPHAPVYLYHAVHDQLLPIAASDRLARDYIAAGTHVTYRRDRSTEHILLAVLGGSDALGWLAARIAGKPLPPHSDVRTVLSTSLTLRAVWSQLRWQWGIAKLLIGRL, encoded by the coding sequence ATGACTGCGAGCGCAGAGCCGGTACCAGCCGTTACCGAACTGTTGGTGGACACATGGCCGCCGCCCTCCGGAAAGCCACGCCCGTGTCCCGAGGACCCGTTCTATCTCCCGCCCGTCGGATGGGAGGACACGGCACCGGGGACGCCTCTGCGGCGCAGGCACGTTCGCATCGCGCTGTTCGGCATGATCCCCACCAGGTTGCGTGCCTGGCAGGTGCTGTACCGCAGCACCGATCTGCACGGCCGTCCCGAGACCACAGTCACCACGGTGGTGGTTCCGCGCCATGCCACAGCGCAGGCACCGGTGGTCGCGCACAACGCCCCCATCGATGCGGTCACCTCCCGCCGGTTCCCCTCGTATTACCTGCAGCCACGCACACTCGGACTGAGTCAGACACAGAACGAGATCATGCTCTCGGTGGCCGCGCTGGCCCGCGGCTGGATTGTCACCATCCCCGATCATGAAGGGCCGCAAGGGCTCTGGATGGCCGCACGACAGCCGGGCTATCACATTCTCGACGCCCTGCGCGCCACCCTGGCCTCCGCGGGAAAAGAGGGAATCCCCGCCCTGCGTCCCAGTAACCCCGTTGCCGTATGGGGGTTTTCCGGCGGCGGCACCGCGAGCGCATGGGCAGCGGAGATGGCGCCGGAGTACGCGCCCGACCTCAACCTCGTGGGTGCACTTGTCGGCGGTCCCGCCGCATTGCCCGGCCCACTGGTCCAATTCCACAGCGGCAGGTTCGCCTCGGGATTGATTCCGCCGGTACTGGCGGCATTCATGATGGCTAATCCCGCCGCGCGCGATTACTTGAGTGCGCACCTGACCCCCGAGGGCAGGCGCATCATCGACAAGGCCAAGCGTGTCAGCCTGGTGGAGTCCGTCGCCCGGTGGCCCCGCAAGGACTTCGACAAACTCGTCGACCGCCCGCTCGACAGCATCATGGCGGCACCCGAAATCAGCAGCATCACCGACGAAATGCGCCTGGGGCAACGCGGACCCCATGCGCCGGTGTACCTCTACCACGCCGTACACGACCAGCTGCTTCCGATCGCAGCCTCCGACAGGCTGGCGCGGGACTACATCGCCGCCGGTACACACGTCACCTACCGGCGCGACCGGAGTACCGAACACATCCTGCTGGCCGTACTCGGCGGCAGTGATGCCCTCGGCTGGTTGGCGGCACGGATCGCCGGCAAGCCCTTGCCTCCGCATTCCGACGTCCGGACGGTGCTCTCGACGTCCCTTACCCTTCGCGCGGTGTGGAGTCAGCTGCGCTGGCAGTGGGGCATCGCAAAGCTGCTCATCGGCCGCCTGTAG